The window AAACACATCATTTAGTTTAGAATTGACACATAAATTTTTAGTAAATGACacaagaaatatttaaaaaatcataaattcaAAACTTTAGTTTAAAACATTCAGAAATATTATATAATGtaagatgtattacaaaaatatactgatagataatatattttaaaataaaaaaaaaatatatggacTTTTTACTAATGAAATGGTACACGTTAATTCttgatatcataaaattcatcgataatagaatttATGTCAAATCTTTTAGCAATCTTTTTCTCAATGTAAatcaaaagacaattagcaataaattcatctttcattttatttttgagtctatttttcataatattcataattgaAAAAGATCTCTCACTTGTAACAATTGAAACAGAGAAAATTAATACCAAACGAATCAAAAAGgacaggaagaagaagaaaaagaatttactttataaaatttgaaaggttttattcaattaaaaaaaatgataacaatatcttttctcaatttttttattgttattacctactttttagatattaaaaattaataatatttggaTTGTACTGGACTTTTATTTATACTAGGctgaataataaatatatttttaaaaaaaactaaatcatacttaataacttactactattagtttttttttaaagctAGAGAGGTCAAGGTTTCCACTTGCCTCTTTTTTGTCAGTCCCAGTactcaatcaacaaaatacatttaaatatattttagaataaaaaaatatattaatttgttataaaaatgAGATAAAATTGGTTAAATCACTTATATATGAATTCAATACCTCCCAACTAATTCAATAATGAAAAAAGTACATTATTTAGTTAGAAAGGGCACTGTTAAAAAATTTCTAtgtcattattaaaatatttcgaTATCAAAATAAGAAATTTCTATGTCATAGTTAAACAATTTCggtattatttttcaaataaattctTCTTTCACATTCCCATAATTTTGAAGTCAAAATTAAAACTTCTTATCTCACCGTTAAAAAGTTTTGATGctaataaattctgcataatttatAACTcaaaattctttctcttcttttttgtcatcatcatcgtcttcttcttcttttttttcattttctcttacttGTTTCACCTTCTCctaattcttcttgttttactcttttaataagagtaaaaaaaaaaaattaaagaaagaagaaaaaaaatacataatgatgCAAAATCATCAAAAAGATGAAGGAAAAAAAACGCAGACAACAGTAGAAGCAATAAAAGAACGATGATGAGGAAAAAGCAGTGGAGAAGaagtaaaaattcaaagaaaaagaacaaggaaCGCGGGTTACGACTTACGAATGTTCACGTTAGTGGAGAATTGGAGCATGTAGACACACTCTTACTAATGAAACTGGTTTTTGTTGGGATTGGACCAGCTTAATTAAACTTGATTACCAGAAAAAAAACTTGAATGTGTAACGGGACCGAATAAAATGTAAtttatgttgttatttttatCTCAGGTTGATGCAAAAACTTTCCAAACAAAATAGAACCACCGTGAACCAACTTGGATTGgccgagtggtcagctcacttgtCCGTTGAAGTTTTGAATTTTGCCTTGTGCATGCAACAACTGAACAACCtgttggccagcggcaaacccttaaatggagcttagATCCGCGACGAATTAGTCCTTGTCCTGTTGGAATGGGAGATACCGTgagcaacaaacaaaaaatatagaACCACCGTGGGATTCTCGCTTTGCTTGGGCAAGTTAATGATCCCTCCAGCTCCATGTTGCTTGTTTTGTCTTGCAAATATCTAGGATACTTGGGTACTTATATTCAAAGGCTACTCATAATCACATATTGTAGCTCCGTCATGGCCATTCTGAATTTGGGTTCATGGTTTGCTAGTTGGTATCGGGTAACCTCAGTTGGTTTATGTTTGTTAGTGACTTTGTTCTATTAGCATTTAGCATTCTTTATACGGATTACATTTCATCTTAATTTTCTCTAATCTGAACTGATTTTGTTATAACGTGATATGAGCAACTAACAAAGAACTTAAAATTTTGAGTTGGTAAACTTTAGAGGAAAAGGAAACTAAAAGCAATAATGGACCAATATGAAGAAAAGAATTGTCCTCCTTTGTTGTAGAATTGATGAATTGTGGCCTTGGCAGAGAACAAACCAAGCCACCACTTAAAACTTCTAAACCCTTCTTATGCATTATTGCAATAACAACGTTCAAATCACACCATTTATTTTGCTTCTTTCTGTTACGCAATATAATTGAGATAAGGTCTCCTAATTGCCAATGATTTCCAAAACTTATTATCAGATTGTCTCACATCTTTTAAACTTTTGTTAGATTGCCAACGATTTCCAAAACTTATTATCAGATTGTCACATTTTATCCCTAAACTTATAATTTATTTTGGTGCTGTTGTGACGCGTTCAAGTAGAATGTGCATGTACGTCAacagtaataaataaataaataatgttattgaaatggttgcacaATATGCTTCCAATTCCATCCCAACCTTCAATATTGGGATTTCAATGAAGTTCATTTTATTTATGGTATAAATAGTATAAACCTCAACTCTCACCCTCTATCTAGCTCGGGCATTGAAATATTGCATGGCATTATCAAATATGTATGCCAAAAGTGACAGGCTCCCTGTTTCTATCAACCAAGGGAGGGGATACTATATGGACAAAAAGAGAGtcaaaattttgagagagaaTCTCTCTTCCCTCTGAAGGTCGTAATGTTATATATTTACAGCAGCAACAGGCATCATCATTTGCCCAAAGCTTGCAGTTATTGCTAACACTACCCGTTTTACTTGTAGGCTTGTAGCCCATGTGAATACAAGAGAACACGTTCCCCAAGCCATGTTGACATGTAGCAGCGTAGTCCTTGATCCATACTCAAGCTCGGTGGTCTTGTAAATTACAAATTATTATCTGCTTCAGCTACTAATATCTTCAGCCTGAGTGGTATCTTTGATCGCTGGACGAATTTGCAGAATTCAATCTCTACCTATTTGaagaaattcaataaatattggaCACTCGGTTATTGCTACATTATAATGCTAAAACCATTGGAATTGACTCCTCTAAAGTAAAAGTTAGTACAAGTTAGTACAATGAGAAAATGAGGGGATTAACTATCCTTTGAATCATTTAATAAGCCCACATAAAAAACAAATTATTGATCTAAGGATACTTAACCCCTCAGTTTCTCATTATAACAATTGTGCATTTTAAAATAAACCAAATCCAAATTCACAACCTCCACTTGTTCAAGTATGCATCAATACATGCCTCTGGCATATTATTTGTCAATTTCTACGGGAATAATGGCTTTTCCCAAATAAACCTGTTGCATCTCCTCTCTCCATATCTGCAAGGACAGCAATCATACTGTGTGATTCTTGTCTAACAGATCACATGATGAAATTATTTTAGTACACATTTATCAACCAATGAAATACAATATGCCTGTAAATTTGGCAAGCAAAAATCTCAATTTGTTTATAAACCATTTCAACCATACATGGAAAAAAGAGACaagttaaattattaaattcaaCTCATAACAAGAGACACAAGTTAAATGTGTTAACCATTAAACTCATACCGTGTCGCGGAATTCCAACCGGATGTGAGGAACATTAGTTTTGTGAATGTCGTTTCCGTTTGGCCCCCTCTTGTAATATTCCTTACCAATCCAGTGTGACTGAACAAAAAAAGGATTAGTTGGAAACAAAGTATCAGTTAGAAGAAAAACTAACTATAGTTTTTAAATAAACATCTAGTATCATCATATATCATGCCACTACATATTATTTCAACAAAATAAAAGGAAGCATATTTATGCTTAATGTAATAACCAGTTTTGATACCgttactatttatttattcacttttTACTGTATACGAAAATATAGATAAGTTTTGAGGGGTTTTCTTTTTCAGTGTATATAACTGAACTGTATCAGAGATTGAGAGTTCagtaactaaaaatttaaaaccatATACGCCAAGATGATCGTGTTAAATATTGATTGAATTTTCAGTCAACCTCATCCATTAAAAGGACATTGCGGGATACATTGAGTACACGTTTGGACAAGACAAAACTAAGTTATGACTTGAGGTTGAGGGTACAGGATTCTTATCCAGGAGAGACAGGATAAAAGATGTACCTTTAAGGCATGTGAGAAGCCTGACTGATAAACTGAATTGCGGGCAATTTCACATAAATCACATGAGCTCAACTTCCAAACCTGTAAAGGAAGGAAGTGTCCTGACTGTGAGCACTGTCTTCctataccatatatatatatatatatatatatatatatatagagagagagagagagagagagagagagagagagagagagatctcaCGGAAGCAGCTATACTGTACTCTTCAACCAATGGTTCCTTTGTTAAATGAATTTGGAGTGGATCATCAGTAGAAAGTGAAACATTCAAACCTCGTAAGAAGAACATTGGAAAAGGGTTCCTGTGGTAATCTAAGAATAGGGAGTTATTGCTCAGGGGAGACATTGCCAATCCAAtctgataaaaaaaaatccaatgaaAATTAGTCACTACAAATATCTCAAGTTCACAACTAAGTAACCAGTTGAAAAAGGACAATACCTGGGCTAAATAATACAAATATTGAAGTACAGGAGATTTTCTCAAATTGATTCCATGTGCAATGTTATGGGCCGTAAGAAAGGTTGCAGCAAGATGATCAATATCCCCAGCCTAATGATAATATGATGATGCATCAGGTTTCCATAtaaaaatgaacaaataaagaaagaaatatactCTGGGTATCCAGTATATACCTCTCCAGAATGTGGACGGAATTTGATTGTTGTCATTCCTTTTGATTCCCGAAGCTGAGAAATATTCATAAGGTTTAATGTTGGTGCatcaaaacaaaattgaaaagaaaCAAGTGATGTATAGACTGTCCAAAGTAAATGTCAGATCTGAATGACTGCAAGCATTAATACAGTATGATTTGACAATTATGCAATTCAAGCTGAATTGCATGCATTATTGTAAGGTATTAACAAAAAAGAATGCTCGTTATAAAAATGGATTTATGCTCTAATAATAAGAGTGACTACCTAAGCACCAAAAATTGATACTAAAACCTACAGTTGTGGATAAAAACCATATACCTTGTTTAAGGTGTAAAGATTAGCATAACAGTAATACGCATAGTATGAAAATGCTGGGTTGAATACGTTAGTCCATTGAGCAGGTGTGGGCATGTGTTTTGTTGGCCGTCTTTCGGGTTTGCTTTCATCATCCACCAAATCCAACCCAACCACCTgtaaatgtaaataaataaataaccaaatGATTAATATATAGTGCAAGAGCAAATATGACTGAGGTCAACTTGCACAATGCATAGTTCTAAACATCCACATTCCCTTTGATATTTAATTAGCGAACAGGTAACAAAATACAGACCTAAATCAGCAGGCAATAAGTTATAATCTTAAGGGAATGAACAGCCATTGTATGAAAGGCAGAACTAACACCGATTTTGGTCTTCTGAAAACATAAGTATCATAAACTTGGTCCAATGACGAGCACTTCAAATTGGTCACCAAAGCAACCAATTTAATGCTTAAAGTGACGTGATGGACTATTTAATGAACACTTGTTCCCTTGGAGGAGCAATAGATGTTTACTCCAAAAATGAATTCAAAGTGTAGATGAGAAACAAACCTGTTTTAAGAAAACATGAAGCTGAGGATGGGAATCAGGATCAACAGTAACCTCAAAGAGAGGAATAAAGATATTGTCAAGCATGTTCTGGAATGAGGTAACAATTCCCATTTctttgtacacattgtacaaccTTGGAAGCTGCAAGACAGATTTTATAAGAAATATATCGATAGACAAATGACAACATTACAATCAGTGCAAATTAAGCCAGAAAATGTTTTACTCAAACTCATAATCTAAATTAGaaaacagtaaaataaaaaacatgGAAAAAAAATGATATGGAGCTGAAAGCTATGATATTGAAAATGAGCAAATCAGATGGTATGAATTAAGGCATGAAAACTAAGTGAAGCTAAAAATAAAACCTCACCATAAATTGTGATAATAAAACTGATATGTGATTTAAGCAAATAaaagctagaaaatacctgaattaACCAAACAACATTCTCGCTGTACAAATCATTATTCACTATCCAACTAGCTAATTGGTCCCATTCACTTTGCTTCCTACCATATATTGATATTCTATATTCAGCCATCTGCAAATAAATTAGGTAAGGAAAGACGCAAGTTAACAAGCATCTAGGAGGGAATCCCAACAAAGTACTGATAAAGAAATGGAAATAAATATCAACAACAAAAACTCATACCACTACATGGGAAAATGggaaatcataaaaccaaaaaatgcaaaattctattttttaaataaataaaaataagaaaggaTGCTTCATCCAGTTGCTGATAGTTCACAAAAATTAAGAAtctgaaatttaaatttgaaaagaaaaatgttatgaaTAAAAAGGCTAAGACTTAATTTAAACAGATTGGCCAAtactaatagaaaaaataaatttaagtagACCTTTccttaatataaaataatcaaagttgtatttaaaaaatattagacacACATGGGGAAAAAGCAGGGGGGTGGGTGGTACAACTATGCTAGTTAGTAGCCTGCCTTTTCGTGGAACTTGAATCAGAATTGAAAAAAACAAACATACATGCTTATAGCAAAGCCAAGTTTACGAAAACTATATACAAAATAGCATAGTAAGAAACTTGTCCATGTTAATTTTAATGCCCGAGGAAAAGCACATAGGAAACTAACACCTAAAAcggtttaaattaaattaattcaaaattaaataaataaataaataaaaatgaagtgTTCTACttgaattttagaattttatgTTGTAACATGACAGGATATGGGAAAGCACCTGATATTTACTAGCAGCGAGATCAGAAAACACTTGCTTTGTCAACTCACCAAGGAAACGACCTATTTAATGCAAGACAATAGTTTGAGCGCTAGTAAGTAATGATGATAAAAACCGAATCAATCAACAAAGATCATAATAATGAACTCCAACATGAATGCCGAAACACTTTGTCAATATCCCCATGTTATTACTTTGCAAGACGTTCTTATTTGCTTCTTGAACTAATTCTTAATCCATAGATAGCAGTTGCTTTTGACAACAATCTAAAACTGCAAGTAGATATAGCTCTTATAAAACCAACCTAATGAGTTCAACAACCAAAAATAAAGCTAATTGATATAGATCAAGTAGGCTTGAGAATATATTCTAGAAAATCATTCAAATAGCACCCAACCAACTTTTTTTATCCAAGTTTGTATGGATATGGCTTGGTGAAATTAGACAGCTACTAACAAGTTTCAATGTTTCGCAGCACaggagggttttttttttttttttctttttccacacAGCAACTGTCCTCAGATGGACTTTATTGAATTTTAGCATGTTAGATAAAATCCTTATTTGAAGTAGAATGTAACAAGTAAAGAGACTCCAAAAAGCCAACAGGTTTTCTGCCACTGTgactatttataaataaataaataaataagtgaatTACATAGGACTTCAAAATGTATAATActgaaccctaaactctaaaacaAATGTATAATTCTGAAAGGAAATTACCTTGAATGAGATTATCCTGCTTTAGAAATATCTCCCTGAGCCTACTTTGACCACAAGGATTGTATTTAAGATTGAACTTGTCAAAACGATGAAATGTACTCTTGTCTGCGTGAACGTCCAAAAGGTCAACATTGAGGTCATATCTGTAAAAATATGTTCAAAAAGCAGATTAACTTGCAGAAGCTTAATGCTACCAGATTCAGTTATAAATTATGATAATAATAGAAAGCACAGAATAAGATCTTACCCAGTTAAGTCCAGACTCTCAAAAACTTCTTTCAAGGTCAGATATGTCCCATCTCTAAATATTACAACCTGGAAAAGTTAAGATTATTCACAGTAATAATCTTCCTAAAATACAACTCACATGATATTAGTAATCAAAACGGTATAATAAAAGGCATTTGGTATTGACTTCTGCAATGATGATACTCAGTTGATCATTTTAAGTATCCTGAATGTCACAAGTATTTCAGCAGTATCATCTATCACATTCATATGTTCAATTAACAATCCAAATTTCTATGTTTATAGAAAAATTTACTTCATATCACATATCAAGAGATTTAAGTATCTTAATTGTATTACTTAAGACAATGGAGAAAGAAAGGATCATGTACACCATAAGATTCAAACAGGTTAGTCAAAACAGAGGTGTGTTTTACGCTTCATATGCAACAAAAAATGtacctttaaaacttaaaagtaaattTTATCGCATTGCCATTAAACCAAATATGTTGTGTGAAATGGAGTGTTGGATGGTAAAAGGTGGACACGAACATAAGTTTAGTGTGACCGAAATGAAGATGCTTATATGGATGAGTAGCCATACTTGAATTGACAGCATAAGAAACGAGGACATGAAAGAGAGAGCCAAAGTGGTGCCTATTGTTGAAAGAGGGTGGAACTTATCTTTAGATGGTTTGGATAAGTGGGGAAAAGATCGGTAGAGCACCCACCCAGCATGAAAGTAGATCAGATGGGAAATATACCAGTGGTTAGGGGGAAAAAAAGACTTGAGAAGGCTTTGAATGAGGTTATCAAGAGATTTAAACAGAAATGAGTGTACTATCATGGTAACTTAGATTGTTTCGAAAGAAAAGTTGCTTGATTTATGATTTATCTATTCAGCCTTAAAGAAAATCATGTTACAACAGGATGATAAAGAGATCTGAACTATCACCTCATCAGGCTCTTTCCTCAGCTTTGATTTTATGAACCTTAAAAGATGTTTTTGATTCATGCATGCTGAGTGATGGACATGTGTATCAACTTTCCTAACATTATAGAAGTCTCGATGTGGAGCACTTTTCTGAGCAAGAAATTCCCTATCAGCATTTAGCATCAAATGAAGATTGAATTTCTGCATGCAAAATGTAAAGAAAAATGTCAAACAACCACATGATTCCAATCTTCAATTTAAATGCACTTTATTAGTTATATCCAGCATGTTCAAGATGCTCTTACTTGTTCTAGAAGATTAAGCCGATGATGGCATAAAGTTCTGATATTCCCTGCTGCTATGACTCGAAGTATTTGATGAAGATCAGTGAAAAATGTAGTTGCATCGGCAACAGGAAAAAGCTCATCTTTGCCTGCAATTTGTATGCAGGAACGCTTAAGAATACCAGCTAGAGTGgtaaaatcattttaaaagaaaaatattacatAAAAGCAAGTTACTCTCCTTAGCTACTTACCGTCTCTATCTGGATATACATGAATAACCCCATCTTGCATTTCAAAGTGATGCTGCAGGACAAGAGAAATAATGCACATTTAATCAGAGGATATAAACTAGGATATCAAGTTTCACATGTGGAAATctagaaaataacaaaaatggaaagaactcACATCAGACTTTCCTTCAGGGGTGTAAAAGAATGGGTCTGGGTTAGGCTTTGGGGTGCAGGGATCGGATATAACTTCTCTCTCCCATGGAGCAACATCTTCtttaaaaacatatctttttctcaTTTCAAGGCATTCTTGAAGAACCACATAGGCTTCAACTTCATCAGGTGATGGGGACTCTAAACAGCAATAAAAAATCATTACAATTTGCTATATGGTTTTCTTCAATTACAAATATTTTCAGTAAAAAAGGCATTTGAATTAAGCAGGTTATATACATTCCATAAGAAACCCCTAAAGGTAATTTATTACACTCAAGATAATAAGCAATATTTCATACCAAGCGGAGTGATTTTCAGTCGTGCAAAAACTTCTTGCTCTGGTTCCTTCCTCAGGATGTCAGCTGCTATTGGATCAGGCTGCACACCATGCAGATCACCAGAAACGCTATGTGATCTGATCATACTTGAAGGTGCAATTGCCATTTGCTCTCCATTGGCATTAACATGATCAGGTAAAGACTCGTATGGGTTTTTACCTTCTGGACCCTGCATACATTTTAACATCCAACTCTTTACTTTGGCAGACATTGAACATTACATCGTCTGAGAATTGAAGTTTAGTTAAAGAGTAAcaggggaaaaaaaaaaaggtaattcCAATCAAGGGAGAAGCAAAAATATGTAGTAATTATCCTACATCACAACGTGTAATATAGGACAGAGAATTCTTATCCCATAAACAGAAAACTTTCTTTTACATAAGAGTATAAATAAATGCTAAACACAATGGCAAAAAGTGCATAACAGACTTACAACATTTCCATTTGTATGCAGATATGTTGTATCAAGTTTAACACTGTCTCCcaaattatcatcatcatcatctgatcCGTCTACACTTTCAAAAGCGCTAGCACTTACAACAGGAGATTTGGGAGAAGTTGGTCTTAAAAGACTTCTCTTAAAGGAACCAGACTGTGCTGATTTTCCTGTAAGGTTATCTTGGTcaggagaaagaaaaaataacaaaaaagaaacggaaaaaaaaaaagtaaagaaccGTTTTCTGTAACAGGTGGTCTAGAGCATCTGAAGTACAGTATACAGTATAAACTATAAAGCCAACATAGTGGCAACAAAAGATGAATGCTACTCACTCCACACCTCTACACCTTCAACACCATATATTGATGCTAAATGTTTAAACTACAAAACTTGCAGGGCAAAACACAACAAACAATTATAAGTAAATCTCAATTCCAGGAACTCGCAAAGGTATTATCAGTAGGAAATAAATTTGCGTTTCCTTAGAGAAACAGTGATCTTTGAAAAACTGTCTAGCTGAATTCCAAGGTGGGATATCACCGGAATATGCTCCAAGAAGACTGATACTTCAGCTTACTTCCCTTACTCTTTCTTTCCCTTCTGAAGTTATGTGatttcttagttttatttattgGAACCTGCTGAATAAAATTGTTCCTAAATTTCAGTGAACAGTTATTAAGTCTAGAATTGAACTGTTATTGATTGTTATGGAGACCTGTCTACAAACAGAAAATATTCTCATTTCTtcgcctttcttttcttttataccgAAACTATCATCCATTCACCTAAAACAAAAATACCAGCTTCCAGAATACTGTCTCGTATTCTTTTCCTAACATCGTGTGAACTTTCTGTCCATAATACATAATAAACGCAAGCCATTTTGAAACTTCAGAATTGGTCTACACACTGCAATATTATCAATTAAACACCAAATAATTTACCACAATATGGCTCAACTCACTGAGTCAATGCTCAATCAACAATCAGTGTCAATAAAACGCACCAAAATCATCACATAATAATAACATTCAGAAGTTCCATCGTAGTAGCCATACCTTCGCGGAGAGTCTGCAGTCGCGGCAGCCCCGCCGGAATCCCCTCAACATGAAACGCTCCGTTCCGCTTCTCCTCTCCATCCAGTCCGCCGCCGGAGACCGTCGCCACGTCCGGCAGCGACGCCGAGCTCCACCGATAACCTCTGCCTCCCTTCCTTCTCGCACCACCGCGCCTCTTCTTCAAATGCATCGGCGACTCATCGCCTCCTTCCACTCCGCCGCCAGGAGCCACTTCCTTCTCCACCGTCTTGGCAAACTCCAGCAGCTGCGACAGCGTCTTGCGGTGCATATAGTACGCCGACACGGCCACGACGGAAGCACCGACGAGTGCTGCCATGGCCAAATGCACCGCGTAAGTATCCATTGCTTTCGATCACAACTACTCTctctagaaagagagagagtatGCTTCAGTACTTTCTCTCTCTATAACCGTTTTCGGTTTTTCTGTTACGGTGGTTCACGGAAACGGAATGGTCCGCGGTCCTAACTTAAAATCTTAAATATAACTATGGCGAGAAGAGAGAGAGGGATAAGCGTAACTAAAAAGCATAAACCCTACTAATGAAAGTGTGCGTGTGTTTTGTTTGTTAGTTATGGTGATTGTTATGGGTTTGAGTTGGGTTGGGTTGGGTTATTGGAGTTGAGTGCCTCAGTGAGCTCTGTCCTCTGTGTTAAAATGGAGGCAAATGTGGCTCCGCCTCTGCTATTTATAGCGCAAACAACAAATGCAAGATGACGTGTACTCTTTTTCAATGTCTATCTACCTGACTCTAGGACCTAGGTTCCTTTTTTCAATAGAAAAAAACAATTAACAATCAATTATTGGGATTTTGTGGCCTTGTGAGTGTTCCAATTTTTTTTCCGAAATTTCACTCTCAGCTTTTTGGTGGTGGAAGGGGCGAAGGGTAAACTAAAAAGGAGGAATGAGAAAATGATCTGATTTGTTTGCACGGtttagtaaaatttaatgacCTTTCTCTGCTTTTGGAAATATATATTTGGTCTTTCACCATCTTGATTCTTGAGCGATGAGGGCATGAGGCTAAGAGAATGGATAGATCGCATGTGAATAGTAGTTTTTGGTTTTTCACGGTATCCTTCCACCTAGATCAAGGATTAATTTGTCGTAGTACTGAGttctatttaagggtttgtcgttGGCAAATAAATTGCTACATGTACAAGGCAGGATTCGAATTTTCAACACTTACTTAAGGGGACTAGTGAATTAATTACTAGACCAATCCAACTTGATTCATGTGAATAATAGttattagttttgttttttttttagacTTAGACCCCGATgtacaacaaaaaatatatatatttggtcTTTTAGGTTTAGACAATGTCACAATgatatgtttaatatttttatatattataaaatattattttaaatattgttataaatatgatacaaattaaatgaaagaaaagtttgggcacaaaaaaaaaaaagaaaatttttaatgaattcaCCAAATTttaggagagaaaaaaaaaagagaattcacAAATGTCATTATCAACTTATTTTTTCAATCTTAAAATCTTATTCTATTATTACACAAGTAGTTTTGTTCTTTTGGAAAATTACATCCTTATTGTGTACGTGAAGGTTATAAGTTAACTAACCCACTTTCGGAAGGAAAAAAAGGTTCAAGTTAAATTGATCTATAAATGTCCAAGCTTTttcaaagaataaaattaaaagatccaTATATTTGAAAGTAAACTGTAAAAGAATATGTTCCAAGATGCCATGTATATGATGAGGAGACCTATTAGCCAATaatataaagttttttttttcagataatatattttaattcgttatttatcaaaattttatttaaaaatttattattgaccaataaattattatgtatacaaaataaaattaaatatttaatatttacttaaataaactaataaactattCACGGTAACCATCAAAATTGATTAGCCAATATAGAGTTTGAAATGCAAATTCTCAATCATATGgataaacaatttaaaaattggtgataacttaataataattttttaaaagagtgCCATTTAGGGATTCTCCactaaataaaaagcaatgcgtCATATAATTATGTTATTTGCATTAATAATGGATTAATAGGTACTGAGTAATATACTAATATATCCAAATCAATCATCAATTTTTTTCAGACATTTTAG is drawn from Arachis hypogaea cultivar Tifrunner chromosome 12, arahy.Tifrunner.gnm2.J5K5, whole genome shotgun sequence and contains these coding sequences:
- the LOC112728020 gene encoding AMP deaminase; its protein translation is MDTYAVHLAMAALVGASVVAVSAYYMHRKTLSQLLEFAKTVEKEVAPGGGVEGGDESPMHLKKRRGGARRKGGRGYRWSSASLPDVATVSGGGLDGEEKRNGAFHVEGIPAGLPRLQTLREGKSAQSGSFKRSLLRPTSPKSPVVSASAFESVDGSDDDDDNLGDSVKLDTTYLHTNGNVGPEGKNPYESLPDHVNANGEQMAIAPSSMIRSHSVSGDLHGVQPDPIAADILRKEPEQEVFARLKITPLESPSPDEVEAYVVLQECLEMRKRYVFKEDVAPWEREVISDPCTPKPNPDPFFYTPEGKSDHHFEMQDGVIHVYPDRDGKDELFPVADATTFFTDLHQILRVIAAGNIRTLCHHRLNLLEQKFNLHLMLNADREFLAQKSAPHRDFYNVRKVDTHVHHSACMNQKHLLRFIKSKLRKEPDEVVIFRDGTYLTLKEVFESLDLTGYDLNVDLLDVHADKSTFHRFDKFNLKYNPCGQSRLREIFLKQDNLIQGRFLGELTKQVFSDLAASKYQMAEYRISIYGRKQSEWDQLASWIVNNDLYSENVVWLIQLPRLYNVYKEMGIVTSFQNMLDNIFIPLFEVTVDPDSHPQLHVFLKQVVGLDLVDDESKPERRPTKHMPTPAQWTNVFNPAFSYYAYYCYANLYTLNKLRESKGMTTIKFRPHSGEAGDIDHLAATFLTAHNIAHGINLRKSPVLQYLYYLAQIGLAMSPLSNNSLFLDYHRNPFPMFFLRGLNVSLSTDDPLQIHLTKEPLVEEYSIAASVWKLSSCDLCEIARNSVYQSGFSHALKSHWIGKEYYKRGPNGNDIHKTNVPHIRLEFRDTIWREEMQQVYLGKAIIPVEIDK